A single Branchiostoma floridae strain S238N-H82 chromosome 11, Bfl_VNyyK, whole genome shotgun sequence DNA region contains:
- the LOC118426108 gene encoding uncharacterized protein LOC118426108, whose protein sequence is MRGYQFYMEGNVKNIEIAKKHNTVKAKVLPSMKQKKYTTIIAFQEQPSPQSSMLLPSRVTEKTGPGGLGKCNHIGGILFATEAFNKTDLREQPTPVPSTGRLCVWNLPRNVKVEAQEITDVKIGKISYGKDTKFLKTKHYDPRAPHQRDVDKNALATFRQEVQSIAPGSMFLLYPKKSSATSAATNTCQPSTTPAATNTCQPSATSAATNACQPSATSAATNICQPSATSAASNTCQPSATSAATNTCQSSETSAATNTCQSSETSAANCQSSHPASTNTSSHDLPDLPFNDHYNFSTRPFVEMMDTYMRTTTLTKEKQMEIEEETRGQSSSNAWREVRQEKLTASNFKSAISCTVEPSNKIKAMIYNNFSTAATAYGNRNEAVAVEEYVDLIQEEHPGAQCIEAGLILSFERPWLGASVDRLVMKDGHNIGGLEVKCPFSKQGLSAEDASQECIKTFLFTLFV, encoded by the exons ATGAGGGGTTACCAGTTCTACATGGAGGGAAATGTGAAAAACATAGAGATTGCAAAGAAACACAACACTGTGAAAGCAAAAGTTCTCCCAAGCATGAAGCAAAAGAAATACACCACCATCATTGCCTTCCAAGAACAGCCAAGTCCACAGAGCAGCATGCTCTTGCCCAGCAGGGTGACTGAAAA GACAGGGCCAGGTGGACTCGGCAAATGTAATCACATCGGTGGCATACTGTTTGCAACCGAAGCCTTCAATAAAACAGATCTAAGAGAGCAGCCGACACCCGTGCCATCCACAGGAAGACTGTGTGTTTGGAATTTGCCCCGTAATGTTAAG GTGGAAGCACAAGAAATCACTGACGTCAAGATCGGGAAGATCAGTTATGGAAAGGACACTAAGTTTCTGAAAACCAAACACTACGATCCACGAGCACCCCATCAGCGAGATGTGGACAAGAATGCCTTGGCTACATTCAGGCAAGAGGTGCAGTCCATTGCGCCTGGATCTATGTTTCTGCTTTATCCGAAAAAGTCCAGTGCAACCTCAGCCGCCACTAACACATGTCAGCCCAGTACAACCCCAGCTGCCACCAACACCTGTCAGCCCAGTGCAACCTCAGCTGCCACCAATGCCTGTCAGCCCAGTGCAACCTCAGCTGCCACCAACATCTGTCAGCCCAGTGCAACCTCAGCCGCCAGCAACACTTGTCAGCCCAGTGCAACCTCAGCTGCCACCAACACCTGTCAGTCCAGTGAAACCTCAGCCGCCACCAACACCTGTCAGTCCAGTGAAACCTCAGCCGCCAACTGTCAGTCGAGCCATCCAGCATCTACGAACACCAGCAGTCATGACTTACCAGACCTTCCCTTTAATGACCATTATAACTTTTCTACCAGACCATTTGTGGAAATGATGGACACTTACATGCGTACAACAACACTCACGAAAGAAAAACAGATGGAGATAGAGGAGGAAACAAGAGGGCAATCCAGCAGCAATGCTTGGAGGGAAGTAAGACAGGAAAAACTGACAGCATCTAACTTCAAATCTGCGATCAGCTGTACAGTGGAGCCATCCAACAAAATAAAAGCTATGATATACAACAACTTCTCTACTGCAGCAACAGCATATGGGAACCGTAATGAGGCTGTTGCAGTTGAGGAGTATGTTGACCTCATTCAAGAGGAGCACCCTGGGGCACAGTGTATAGAAGCTGGACTCATTCTATCATTTGAGAGACCATGGCTGGGTGCGTCAGTTGATAGGCTTGTCATGAAAGATGGTCACAACATAGGAGGCCTTGAGGTAAAATGCCCGTTCTCCAAACAAGGGCTCTCAGCGGAGGATGCAAGTCAGGAGTGCATCAAAacgtttttgtttactttatttGTATAG